One Urechidicola croceus genomic window, GTGGGATTATTAGTTCTATAATCTTCAAATATTAAATAATCAAAAAAACTTCTTAGCCCAGATATTAATCTTGACTGTGAACGAGCATTAATAGATTTAGATGTATGGTAAATAAACTCTTGAATAGATTCATTTTCAATGTGAATAGGAGAAATCGAAATAGAATTATCTTCTAAAAATAAAACTAACTTTTTTATGTCTCGTACATAACTTTCAATTGAGTTTAGTGATAAACCTCTTTCAATTTTTAAATATAACTTATAGTCTTTTAATGCATTGTTCCATTTCATCTTGTAAATATAAAGATATTGATTAATAATTATTAGAGATAATTTTATAAGGCTTATAGAATATGCTATTAATTATTATTACTTTTGGTTTTATGAAAATAATAATTATTAATGGCCCAAACTTAAATTTATTAGGTAAAAGAGAGCCAACTATTTATGGAAATTCCACTTTTGAAGATTATTTCAAAACATTAAAAAGTAAGTTTAATGAAGTTGAATTGTTTTATTTCCAATCTAATATTGAAGGAGAAATTATTGATAAACTTCATGAAGTAGGGTTTTCTTATGATGGAATTATTTTAAATGCAGCTGCATATACACACACTTCAGTAGGTATTGGTGATGCCGTTAAAGGAATAGAAACACCAGTAATAGAAGTTCATATTTCCAATATACATGCTCGCGAAGAATTTCGTCACAATTCATTTATTGCACCAAATGCTGCAGGAATCATTGTTGGTTTTGGTTTGAAAGGATATGAATTAGCAATTCAAAGTTTTTTATAATTTTAAAATCATTTTAATATTACAACGTTCATAATCGCAATTTTCTTGAACAGGAATTTCAACAAAACCATTTTTTCGATACATATTTATTGCTGGAGTAAGTTTTGTATTTGAATAAAGTATCAATTCATTCCACTTTTTCTCTTTTGCAAATTCAATACACTTACTCATTAATTTTTGCCCAATTTTCAAGCCTTGAAATTTAGGGCTAACTGCCATTTTACTCAGTTCATAGCCTTCTTCATTATTAATCAACGCAACTGTTCCAGCAATTTTATTATTGTATTTAGCAAAGAAAATATAACCATTATTATCTATTATGAATGACTTTGCATTTTCTAATACTTCTTTATCATGTGGTTCAACATAAAAATATTTTTCTAACCATTCAGTGTTTAAGTCATGAAAAGTTTGAGAATATTTTGGGTTAAAATCAATTATTTCAATTGTATTATTCATAATTATTTTATTATTATAAATTATAATCAATTATATTTTTTTCAGGATTAAATGACTTCAATTCATTAAGCCCTAATTTATTTATAGAATAATTAATTTTATCTTTTTCAGATATATTTATTGATTGATTTTCCTTTTTTAGGAAATAATCGGCAGTATCAATCATTGATTGTAACGGAATTAATCCAATTAATTCCGAACCTGTAACTTTTACACCAAATTTTTTAGCAGTTTTAACGGTTTCTTCAAATACAATGTGAAGCGGTGTAATATCAATATCTGTTAAGTTATAGGATACTTGTGCTTTTTTAAAATCTTCTATATACCAGCCTATACCTTTCAAAGCTTTTAGTTTTCCAGGAATTCGAATAGTTTTACCTTTTTTGTCTAAAACTTTAAAACCATTTTCATCTCTTTTTATTTTACCAGACTCCCTTAATTCTGAGGCTATTTGATGTGCAATTTTTTTTGAAGATGTATTCAAGTTTATATTATATGCAATCAATATTTTTCTTGCACCAATTGCAATTGCCCCAGTTTTTTTTACAGATTCATTAAATATTGATGGTCCGAAATCAGGTTTCCATTTTGGAATTAACATTTTATTTGCAAGACCTTCATATTCACCAGCCCTACAATTTGCTAAATTAATTCTCTCTTTACTAGTTGCTGAACTTTCATAAAGATAAACAGGAATTTCAAGTTCATTACCAACTTTTTTTCCAAGGTTATTGGCATACTCAATAGTTTCTTCAATAGAAATATTTGAAATTGGAATAAGTGGACAAACATCTGTAGCACCAAACCTTGGATGTTCGCCTTTTTGTATTGACATATCAATCAATTCGGAAGTTTTCTTTATTAATTTAAAAGCTGCTTTAACAACATTTTCTGGTTCACCAAGAAAAGTAAAAACGGTTCTGTTTGCAGCTTCACCAGAATCAATGTTGATAAGTTTTATACCCTTAACTGATTTAATTTCATTAGCAATGGTATTTATTATAGAAGAATTAGACCCTTCACTTATATTTGGTACACATTCAATAATTTTATTTTTCATTTGTAAAAAAATATGAAGTCAAATTTATAAAAGTTTTATTTCTAAATTATAAATTAGACGTAAATCATTATTAATAATTTAAGGGAAAATAACTAGAAAAAAATAAGCCTATTCTTTAATTAATTTTAAATTTGTTTATATTTGAAAATAAATGAAAAACATAAAGATTGCAATCATTGGATTAGGGTATGTCGGTTTGCCGCTAGCTGTTGAATTTTCTAAGAAATATAAGGTAATAGGATTTGATATAAATACTGATAGAATCAATGATTTGAACAAAGGTTTGGATCATACATTTGAAGTTGATTCTAAGGATTTACAAAGTGTTTTGTCAAATGTTTCTAATAAAAAAGGATTGTCATTGACTCATAGATTAGATGAGTTGTCCTCAGCCAATTTTTACATAATAACAGTTCCAACACCAATAGATGAAAATAAAAAACCAGATTTAAGACCGCTTTATGGTGCGAGTAATACTGTAGGTAAGGTTTTAAAAAAGGGAGATATTATAGTCTATGAATCTACAGTTTATCCTGGAGCAACGGAGGAGGAATGTGTGCCGATTCTAGAAGAAGTTTCAGGTTTAGAATTCAACAAGGATTTTTTTGTAGGATACTCACCTGAACGTATCAATCCTGGAGATAAGGCTAGAACTGTTACCAAAATATTAAAAGTTACTTCAGGTTCAACTCCTGAAATTGCAGATAAAGTTGATGAAGTTTATAGTTCTATTATAACGGCAGGAACTCATAAAGCATCATCAATTAAAGTTGCAGAGGCTGCAAAAGTAATAGAGAATGCACAACGAGACATTAATATTGCGTTTGTAAATGAGTTGTCTAAAATTTTTCGTTTGATGAACATAGACACAAATGAAGTATTGGAAGCCGCAGGTACAAAATGGAATTTTCTTCCATTTAAACCAGGATTGGTTGGTGGACATTGTATTGGAGTAGATCCTTATTATCTAGCACAGAAAGCAATTAGTTTAGGATATAGCCCAGAAATAATTTTATCTGGAAGAAGATTGAATGATAGTATGGGTGCATTTGTAGCAGTAGAAACTGTTAAGATGATGGTAAAAAATGATATTCCTGTCAACAATGCTGATGTTTTAGTATTAGGAATAGCATTTAAAGAGAATTGTCCAGATATAAGAAATTCGAGAGCAATTGATATAATTACTGAATTGAGATCTTATAATATTAATGTAGATGTTTTCGATCCTTGGGCAACTGTTGCTGCGGTAAAACATGAATATGATATTGATTTGATTTCGTCATTGAAGGATGTTGATAAAAAATATCAAGCAATTATTATTGCTGTTGCACACAATGAATTTAAAGAATTAGATTTAGAAAAATACTTGGACAATGCTCATATTATCTTTGATGTAAAAGCAATGTTACCAAAAGAAAAATCACATATAAGATTGTAATGAAAAAAGTATTAGTTACAGGAGCAGCAGGCTTCATAGGATTTCATTTGTCAAAAAAATTAGTTCAAGAAGGATTTGAAGTAATAGGAATTGATAATATCAATGATTATTACGATCCGAATTTAAAATTAGCGCGATTAAAAGAGTTGAATATTAACACTTCAGTTATTGAAGATAATGAAGAAAATTACGGAGATATAACCTTTGTTAAATTGGATTTAAAGGATTTAGACGAGTTAAAGTCTTTATTTGAATTACATAAATTTGATTATGTTGTTAATTTAGCAGCACAAGCAGGAGTAAGGTATTCGTTAATTAACCCTCATTCTTATGTAGATAATAATATTACTGGTTTTTTAAATTTATTAGAATGTTGTAGAGCATTTCCAATCGAACATTTAGTTTTTGCTTCATCTAGTTCGGTGTATGGGTTAAGTGAAGAAATACCTTTTCATGAAGATAATTCCACAGATCATCCATTAGCAATGTATGCGGCTAGTAAAAAGGCCAATGAAATGATGGCACATTCATATGCTCATTTATACGATATTCCAAGTACAGGTTTGCGCTTTTTTACAGTTTATGGACCATGGGGAAGACCCGATATGGCTTTATACCTTTTTACTGATGCAATGTTTAAAGATGAAGAATTTTATATCTTTAACAACGGTGAAATGAGTCGTGACTTTACATATATAGATGATATCGTTGAAAGTATAAAGCGACTAATTCCAAAACCGCCTAAAAGAGGTAATCCAGAATTTGACATAAAACATCCAAAACCATCAAAAAGCACTGCTCCATATCAAATATTCAATATTGGAAACAATAGCCCTGTAGCGTTGATGGATTTTGTTGATATTTTAGAAAAAGTTTTAGGAAAAGAAGGAAAAAAAGTATTTAAACCAATGCAGCCTGGAGATGTAACATCTACCTATGCCAATGTTGAAAGTTTATTTGAATATATAGATTTTAAACCATCTACAAAGTTGGAAGATGGTGTAAAAGCATTTGTTGATTTTTATATGAATTATAAAAAAAATAAAAATTGATATATTTTTAAATGGAATTACAAACTAGAATATATCAAAAACAGAATACTAAAAGTCTTTGGACCTTAATTAAAGAAAGTTTAAATGATATCTATACCTCTAGGTTTTTAGCAAAACAATTAACAATAAGAGATATAAAGGCACAGTACAGGCAATCATATTTTGGTATTTTATGGGCGTTTATTGGACCTTTAACTACTGCTTTAGTTTGGATTTTTTTAAATAATTCTGGAACCATAAAATTATCTGATACAGGTATTCCATATCCAGTTTATGTTTTTTCTGGTACTTTATTATGGTCTATTATGATTGAAGCAATTAACTCACCTATGTTAAGTACCAATTCTGCAAGAAGTATTATCTCTAAAATTAATTTTCCAAAAGAGGCATTGATAATTTCTGGTATTTATAAATTATTGTTTAACAGTAGTATTAAAATTGCTTTATTAGTGATTTTTTTACTTATTTATCAAATTCCTATCAGTTGGACAATATTACTATTTCCATTTACATTATTAGCAATAATAATTTTTGGTACAACATTAGGCTTATTTATTACTCCACTAGGATTATTATATACTGATGTTTCTAAAGCAATATCTTTTACTTTCCGTTTTATTATGTATTTAACACCTGTTATTTATGTAGTGCCAAAAACAGGAATAATGAAAACGTTGATGGAACTAAACCCATTAACGCCTTTACTATTAACAGCACGTGATGTTTTGGTAGGCCAACCACCACAATACTTAACATATTATTGTGTGATACTTAGTTTAAGTTTTTTGCTATTATTGGTTGCTTTAGCAATTTATAGAGTTTCAATACCAATTTTAACCGAAAGAATAGGGTAGTATGGAAAATGAAATATTGGTGAGAGTAGAAGGAGTTTCTAAGAAATTTTCTAAAGATTTAAAAACAGGACTTAAATACGGTGTAAAAGATGTATTTAGTAATATTTTTGGTAAAAATAATTCTAAAAATGAGTTAAGATCCAAAGAATTTTGGTCGTTAAAAG contains:
- the ftcD gene encoding glutamate formimidoyltransferase produces the protein MKNKIIECVPNISEGSNSSIINTIANEIKSVKGIKLINIDSGEAANRTVFTFLGEPENVVKAAFKLIKKTSELIDMSIQKGEHPRFGATDVCPLIPISNISIEETIEYANNLGKKVGNELEIPVYLYESSATSKERINLANCRAGEYEGLANKMLIPKWKPDFGPSIFNESVKKTGAIAIGARKILIAYNINLNTSSKKIAHQIASELRESGKIKRDENGFKVLDKKGKTIRIPGKLKALKGIGWYIEDFKKAQVSYNLTDIDITPLHIVFEETVKTAKKFGVKVTGSELIGLIPLQSMIDTADYFLKKENQSINISEKDKINYSINKLGLNELKSFNPEKNIIDYNL
- a CDS encoding ABC transporter permease, producing MELQTRIYQKQNTKSLWTLIKESLNDIYTSRFLAKQLTIRDIKAQYRQSYFGILWAFIGPLTTALVWIFLNNSGTIKLSDTGIPYPVYVFSGTLLWSIMIEAINSPMLSTNSARSIISKINFPKEALIISGIYKLLFNSSIKIALLVIFLLIYQIPISWTILLFPFTLLAIIIFGTTLGLFITPLGLLYTDVSKAISFTFRFIMYLTPVIYVVPKTGIMKTLMELNPLTPLLLTARDVLVGQPPQYLTYYCVILSLSFLLLLVALAIYRVSIPILTERIG
- a CDS encoding nucleotide sugar dehydrogenase; translated protein: MKNIKIAIIGLGYVGLPLAVEFSKKYKVIGFDINTDRINDLNKGLDHTFEVDSKDLQSVLSNVSNKKGLSLTHRLDELSSANFYIITVPTPIDENKKPDLRPLYGASNTVGKVLKKGDIIVYESTVYPGATEEECVPILEEVSGLEFNKDFFVGYSPERINPGDKARTVTKILKVTSGSTPEIADKVDEVYSSIITAGTHKASSIKVAEAAKVIENAQRDINIAFVNELSKIFRLMNIDTNEVLEAAGTKWNFLPFKPGLVGGHCIGVDPYYLAQKAISLGYSPEIILSGRRLNDSMGAFVAVETVKMMVKNDIPVNNADVLVLGIAFKENCPDIRNSRAIDIITELRSYNINVDVFDPWATVAAVKHEYDIDLISSLKDVDKKYQAIIIAVAHNEFKELDLEKYLDNAHIIFDVKAMLPKEKSHIRL
- a CDS encoding GNAT family N-acetyltransferase, which encodes MNNTIEIIDFNPKYSQTFHDLNTEWLEKYFYVEPHDKEVLENAKSFIIDNNGYIFFAKYNNKIAGTVALINNEEGYELSKMAVSPKFQGLKIGQKLMSKCIEFAKEKKWNELILYSNTKLTPAINMYRKNGFVEIPVQENCDYERCNIKMILKL
- a CDS encoding NAD-dependent epimerase yields the protein MKKVLVTGAAGFIGFHLSKKLVQEGFEVIGIDNINDYYDPNLKLARLKELNINTSVIEDNEENYGDITFVKLDLKDLDELKSLFELHKFDYVVNLAAQAGVRYSLINPHSYVDNNITGFLNLLECCRAFPIEHLVFASSSSVYGLSEEIPFHEDNSTDHPLAMYAASKKANEMMAHSYAHLYDIPSTGLRFFTVYGPWGRPDMALYLFTDAMFKDEEFYIFNNGEMSRDFTYIDDIVESIKRLIPKPPKRGNPEFDIKHPKPSKSTAPYQIFNIGNNSPVALMDFVDILEKVLGKEGKKVFKPMQPGDVTSTYANVESLFEYIDFKPSTKLEDGVKAFVDFYMNYKKNKN
- the aroQ gene encoding type II 3-dehydroquinate dehydratase, which encodes MKIIIINGPNLNLLGKREPTIYGNSTFEDYFKTLKSKFNEVELFYFQSNIEGEIIDKLHEVGFSYDGIILNAAAYTHTSVGIGDAVKGIETPVIEVHISNIHAREEFRHNSFIAPNAAGIIVGFGLKGYELAIQSFL